ATTGAGGGATCGAGGGATTGGAGAATTGAAGCACAAAGAGTCCAGTTCCACCAGATACGAGCCAGACAGGCGCCTCGCGGTCCCGGGGACGGAAGACGCTGTGCGGGAAGGCTGTACCTGGGTTGTCCATTGTAGGGGCGTGTGGCGCACGCCCTTCCGGCCGCCTCCAAATCGGGATCGGGATCAGGATCGAAATCGATTTTTGAGTTATCAGGTATCAGATATCAGGTGAGGCTACCAAAAATTGAGGAATTGCAAGATTGAAGAGCTGAGGAGGCCAGATTCACCCTCTCCAATCATCCCTCTGCGCTGTTGCCTTCAATCTCTTCGCCCTGGCGCTGCAATTCTCCTCCCCGTTGGACCAGATCCCGGCCATAGTCTTGTAGCGCTTCGCCCAAGGTCTGCAAGACCGTGTCCTTGGCAAGCCCTTCAGCCCGGCGCCGATGGAGCCACTGGGCCAAATAGAGCAGATCGGCCTCGCGCATGCTGCTTTCCGGCAAAGCCTGGCGCAGGGAATCGACCAGGGTACGGCGGATAGACTCCCGCTTGGCGATCGCCGCCTTGTAGGCCGCCCCCGCCTGTTCCAATTCCTGACGCAGCTTATCCAGATCAACATCCCCGTTGGACTGGCTGGCTCGCTCGTAACGGACGCTGACCTTGTCCAGAGTAAAATTGGCCTGAAAAACGGCCTGTTCTGCTTGCTGAAAGGACTCCACCTTGGCGAACAGGTCGGGCTGCCGGGAAAAGACACCGGCGACAGCCCCCCACTGCCGGAGCCGGTCCCCGAGTCGCTGCATCAGATCGCCAACCTCACTGCGGTTCAAGGCCCGGGTGACAGGCTCTTCCTGACCCCTGCCAAAGCGTTTTTCCGTCTCCAGCCCGACCTCGACGAGCTGCTGCGCGAAGCGGTCACCGAGAAAATGGCGAGTGGCGGTGATGACCTGGGGCTGGAACAGGGCGCTCAGGACTTCAGTCCGGCCGTTGCGCACCGAGTCACTGCTGTAGGTCACGCCCTGCAGATCGATGCCGTATCGGGTATTCAAGGTCCGAAAGGTCAATTCCAGGGACGGCGTCGAACCGCCGTCAGCCGCTTGGGCCGGGACATACTGCGAAACCACGAACCGGGCGGCGTTTTTCAGAAATCCGGACTCGAGCCGTTCAACAACTGAAGGCGCTTGGGGACCATCCCCTTCTGATGCCGACTGCGAGACCTGCGAGGAGGCGTTTTGAGGACCGGCGGTCGCGTTCATTGCCCCTCGAGTCGCATTATTGATGCGGGCGCGATGCTGGTACCCGGCTCCAGTCGAGGGTGATTGCGGTCCCTGGCCCCGCATCCAGATCCCCACCGCCAGCAGGGCCACTCCCAGCACCCCGATTCCGATCAGTCCCCATTTCTTGCCCAACATGCCCATGCACTTCCCCTCGTCTCACGATTCCGTCCAAACGGCTCTCAATCAAGCTTTTTCCAAAAAAGGAATTTCTCAGCCCTTTTCGGCAATGTTTTCAATAATACCGCTTTTCTACTCCTGATTTTACAAAGGCGTCAAGCCGGCAATCCATTGCCTTTTCGTGGCGTGTTGCGTATTTTTGTGGATTGCAAGACACTGCTTATAGGACTTGTGTTCCTGCCTCCATGAATGGAGTGGTGTCCACACCACCCGAGTTTACGAATGCAGGTCCTGCCAGAGCAGGTGCCATTTTCCAACTTTTCTCTATCCGCGGCCTGGCGTCGCGAGGAGGTTTGACTATGCTCCCTGAAGATCTGTTGTATACGAAATCCCACGAATGGGTCCGTGTCGAGGACGGCCAGGTCACGATGGGCATCACCCACTTTGCCCAGGAACAACTCGGCGACCTGACCTTTGTTGAATTGCCGGCTCCCGGCGATCAGGTTGAAGCCGGTCAGGAAATCGCCACCGTGGAATCAGTCAAGGCCGCAAGTGAGGTCTACGCCCCGGTCAGCGGCGAGATCCTGGCCATTAATGAGGATCTCGAGGACGCCCCGGAAAAGATCAACGCCGACCCCTACGGCGAGGGATGGATGGTGCGCATCAAGACCGACGGCGAGCCGGAAGGTCTGATGGACGCCGAGGCCTACACCCAACACCTGAGCGAACAGGAATAGCGGCCTCCCCGACCCTGCGCCGGGGGAATGATCTGCCAAGGAGTCCGTATGCCCTACGTGCCACACACCCCAGAAGAGCGACAGGCCATGCTGTCGACCATCGGTGTCAATAGCGTGGAGGAACTCTTCGCGCCCATCGACGCCTCCCTTCGGCCTCAGCATTTCGATCTGCCCGAGGGGCTCAGCGAGATGGCGGTCACCCGCCGACTGGAAGAACTTGCCGCGCGCAACTCCATCCATTTGCACCACTTTCTCGGGGCCGGCTTCTACGACCACGCCGTGCCCGCAGCGGTCAACGCCCTGTCCGGACGGGGCGA
The sequence above is drawn from the Desulfohalobium retbaense DSM 5692 genome and encodes:
- the gcvH gene encoding glycine cleavage system protein GcvH, which produces MLPEDLLYTKSHEWVRVEDGQVTMGITHFAQEQLGDLTFVELPAPGDQVEAGQEIATVESVKAASEVYAPVSGEILAINEDLEDAPEKINADPYGEGWMVRIKTDGEPEGLMDAEAYTQHLSEQE